A part of Mustela erminea isolate mMusErm1 chromosome 9, mMusErm1.Pri, whole genome shotgun sequence genomic DNA contains:
- the LOC116599446 gene encoding LOW QUALITY PROTEIN: olfactory receptor 5D18-like (The sequence of the model RefSeq protein was modified relative to this genomic sequence to represent the inferred CDS: inserted 1 base in 1 codon): MLLSERNKSGATFTLLGFSDYPELQVPLFLIFLTICRVTVVGNIGMIVIIKINPKLHTPMYFFLSHLSFVDFCYSSIIAPKALENLTVEDRTISFSGCVVQFFFFCTFVVTESFLLAVMAYDRFVAICNPLLYTIAMTGKLCAMLVVGSYTWGVACSLILTCSAIKLSFQGFNIINHFFCEFSALLSVSYSDTYINQLLLFIFATFNEVITLLIILLSYIFIIVTILKMRSASGRRKAFSTCASHLTAIIIFHGTILFLYCVPNSKNSRHXKVASVFYTVVIPMLNLLIYSLRNKDVKGTVGKLMGTKVFSF; encoded by the exons ATGTTACtgtcagagagaaataaaagtgggGCTACATTCACCCTCCTGGGCTTCTCAGATTATCCAGAGCTGCAAGTCCCCctcttcttgatttttctgaCCATTTGTCGTGTCACTGTTGTAGGGAATATTGGGATGATAGTCATAATCAAGATTAACCCCAAACtgcacacccccatgtacttcttcctcagccACCTCTCATTTGTGGATTTCTGCTACTCCTCCATCATTGCTCCCAAGGCCCTGGAAAACCTGACTGTAGAAGACAGAACCATTTCATTTTCAGGATGTGTagttcaattctttttcttttgtacctTTGTGGTAACTGAATCCTTTTTATTAGCTGTGATGGCCTATGATCGCTTTGTGGCCATTTGCAACCCTCTGCTCTACACCATTGCCATGACCGGGAAACTCTGTGCCATGCTGGTGGTCGGATCATATACATGGGGAGTAGCATGTTCCTTGATACTCACATGCTCTGCTATCAAATTATCTTTTCAGGGTTTCAACATAATCAATCACTTCTTCTGTGAGTTCTCTGCATTGCTCTCCGTGTCTTACTCTGATACTTATATCAACCAGttgttgcttttcatttttgccaCCTTCAATGAGGTCATCACTCTGCTCATCATTCTCTTGTCTTACATATTTATCATTGTCACCATCCTCAAGATGCGTTCGGCCAGTGGTCGCCGTaaagccttctccacctgtgcCTCCCACCTGACCGCCATCATCATCTTCCATGGGACCATCCTCTTCCTCTACTGTGTGCCTAACTCCAAGAACTCCAGAC ACAAAGTGGCATCTGTGTTTTACACCGTGGTGATCCCCATGTTGAATCTCCTGATCTACAGTCTGAGAAATAAAGATGTCAAGGGTACAGTAGGCAAGTTAATGGGCactaaagtcttttctttttga
- the LOC116599689 gene encoding olfactory receptor 5L1-like, whose translation MEKENCTNVTEFILLGLTDAPELKVFLFLLFLLIYGVTVWGNLGMIAVIQVSSQLHTPMYFFLSHLSFVDFCYSTIIVPKMLSNILHRDKAISFLGCMVQFYLFCTCVVTEVFLLAVMAYDRFVAICNPLLYTVTMSQNLCMELVSFCYLSGMVCSLIHLCLVLEIPSYRSNVIDHFFCDLPPLLSLACSDVSVNELLLYILATFNEITTIVIILTSYSLILITILRMRSSEGRHKAFSTCASHLTAILVFHGTILFIYCRPSSGNSVDTDKVATVFYTIVIPMLNPLIYSLRNKDVKESVRKVLGSKMFS comes from the coding sequence ATGGAGAAGGAGAACTGCACCAATGTGACTGAGTTCATCCTTCTTGGATTAACAGATGCCCCTGAGCTGAaagtcttcctcttcctgctgttcctcctCATCTATGGAGTCACAGTTTGGGGAAATCTAGGCATGATTGCAGTGATTCAGGTCAGCTCTCAACTTCACActcccatgtactttttcctcagCCACTTGTCCTTTGTGGATTTTTGCTACTCCACGATCATCGTGCCAAAGATGCTGTCCAATATCTTACACAGGGACAAAGCCATCTCCTTCCTGGGATGCATGGTGCAATTCTATTTGTTTTGCACGTGTGTGGTAACTGAGGTCTTCCTGCTGgctgtgatggcctatgaccgctttGTGGCCATCTGCAACCCACTGCTGTACACTGTCACTATGTCCCAGAATCTCTGTATGGAGCTAGTGTCTTTCTGCTACCTCTCTGGGATGGTGTGTTCTCTGATCCACTTGTGTTTAGTTCTTGAGATCCCCTCCTATAGATCAAATGTGATTGACCACTTCTTTTGTGATCTACCCCCTCTCTTATCCCTTGCTTGCTCTGATGTCTCTGTCAATGAACTGCTGCTGTACATCCTGGCCACCTTCAATGAGATCACCACCATCGTGATCATCCTCACTTCCTACTCACTTATTCTCATCACCATCCTGAGGATGCGCTCTTCAGAGGGAAGACACAAAGCCTTTTCCACCTGTGCCTCCCACCTCACAGCCATCCTTGTCTTCCATGGaactattcttttcatttattgccGGCCCAGTTCTGGCAACAGTGTGGATACTGACAAGGTGGCCACGGTGTTCTACACCATAGTGATACCCATGCTGAACCCCCtcatctacagcctgaggaacaaGGATGTGAAAGAATCTGTCAGGAAAGTGTTGGGCTCCAAAATGTtttcctag
- the LOC116599118 gene encoding olfactory receptor 5L1-like, with product MTEFILLGLTDAPELKVFLFLLFLLIYGVTVLGNLGMIAVIQVSSQLHTPMYFFLSHLSFVDFCYSTNIVPKMLSSILNRDKAISFLGCMVQFYLFCTCAITEIFLLAVMAYDRFVAICNPLLYMVTMSQDLCMELVSFCYLSGMVCSLIHLCLVLEIPSYRSNVINHFFCDLPPLLSLSCSDVSVNELLLYILATFNEITTIVIILTSYSLILITILRMRSAEGRHKAFSTCASHLTAILVFHGTILFIYCRPSSGNSVDTDKVATVFYTIVIPMLNPLIYSLRNKDVKESVRKVLSSKIFS from the coding sequence ATGACAGAGTTCATCCTTCTTGGATTAACAGATGCCCCTGAGCTGAaagtcttcctcttcctgctgttcctcctCATCTATGGAGTCACAGTTTTGGGAAATCTAGGCATGATTGCAGTGATTCAGGTCAGCTCTCAACTTCACActcccatgtactttttcctcagCCACTTGTCCTTTGTGGATTTCTGCTACTCCACGAACATTGTGCCAAAGATGCTGTCCAGTATCTTAAACAGGGACAAAGCCATCTCCTTCCTAGGATGCATGGtgcaattctatttattttgtacctGTGCAATCACTGAGATCTTCCTGCTGgctgtgatggcctatgaccgctttGTGGCCATCTGCAACCCACTGCTGTACATGGTCACCATGTCCCAGGATCTCTGTATGGAGCTGGTGTCTTTCTGCTACCTCTCTGGGATGGTGTGTTCTCTGATCCACTTGTGTTTAGTTCTTGAGATCCCCTCCTATAGATCAAATGTGATTAATCACTTCTTTTGTGATCTACCCCCTCTCTTATCCCTTTCTTGCTCTGATGTCTCTGTCAATGAACTGCTGCTGTACATCCTGGCCACCTTCAATGAGATCACCACCATCGTGATCATCCTCACTTCCTACTCACTTATTCTCATCACCATCCTGAGGATGCGCTCTGCAGAGGGAAGACACAAAGCCTTTTCCACCTGTGCCTCCCACCTCACAGCCATCCTTGTCTTCCATGGaactattcttttcatttattgccGGCCCAGTTCTGGCAACAGCGTGGATACTGACAAGGTGGCCACGGTGTTCTATACCATAGTGATTCCCATGCTGAACCCCCTCATCTACAGCTTGAGGAACAAGGATGTGAAAGAATCTGTCAGGAAAGTGTTGAGCTCCaaaatattttcctag
- the LOC116599116 gene encoding olfactory receptor 5L1-like, which yields MTEFILLGLTDAPELKVFLFLLFLLIYGVTVWGNLGMIAVIQVSSQLHTPMYFFLSHLSFVDFCYSTNIVPKMLSSILNRDKAISFLGCMVQFYLFCTCVITEVFLLAVMAYDRFVAICNPLLYTVTMSQNLCMELVSCCYLWGMVCSLIHLCLALEIPSYRSNVINHFFCDLPPLLSLACSDVSVNELMVFIVATANEIITIVIIFTSYLLILITILRMRSAEGRHKAFSTCASHLTAILVFHGTILFIYCRPSSGNSVDTDKVATVFYTIVIPMLNPLIYSLRNKDVKAALRKVVSSKIFS from the coding sequence ATGACAGAGTTCATCCTTCTTGGGTTAACAGATGCCCCTGAGCTGAaagtcttcctcttcctgctgttcctcctCATCTATGGAGTCACAGTTTGGGGAAATCTAGGCATGATTGCAGTGATTCAGGTCAGCTCTCAACTTCACActcccatgtactttttcctcagCCACTTGTCCTTTGTGGATTTCTGCTACTCCACGAACATTGTGCCAAAGATGCTGTCCAGTATCTTAAACAGGGACAAAGCCATCTCCTTCTTAGGATGCATGGTGCAATTCTACTTGTTTTGCACATGTGTGATAACTGAGGTCTTCCTGCTGgctgtgatggcctatgaccgctttGTGGCCATCTGCAACCCACTGCTGTACACTGTCACTATGTCCCAGAATCTCTGTATGGAGCTGGTTTCCTGCTGCTACCTCTGGGGGATGGTGTGTTCTCTGATCCACTTGTGTTTAGCTCTTGAGATCCCATCCTATAGATCAAATGTGATTAATCACTTCTTTTGTGATCTACCCCCTCTCTTATCACTTGCTTGCTCTGATGTCTCTGTTAACGAACTCATGGTGTTCATTGTGGCCACTGCCAATGAGATCATCACCATTGTGATCATCTTCACCTCCTACTTGCTGATTCTCATCACCATCCTGAGGATGCGCTCTGCAGAGGGAAGGCACAAAGCCTTTTCCACCTGTGCCTCCCACCTCACAGCCATCCTTGTCTTCCATGGaactattcttttcatttattgccGGCCCAGTTCTGGTAACAGTGTGGATACCGACAAGGTGGCCACGGTGTTCTACACCATAGTGATACCCATGCTGAACCCCCTCATCTACAGCTTGAGGAACAAGGATGTAAAAGCAGCTCTCAGAAAAGTGGTGAGCTCCaaaatattttcctag